A stretch of Synechococcus sp. WH 8020 DNA encodes these proteins:
- the mrdA gene encoding penicillin-binding protein 2 — protein MTRSASPQRDAQRQSGLRQQPVVLFGLVLLFCSAMVARLVWLQVLEGPRYRQLADENRIRLVPRSPTRGRLLDRKGRVLASSKLTYSLYVEPRLVDDAAWPQLRDRLATLLDFNPSTLDRRRQSGPDRNGYRINLASELSSEQVLRFREQSLGLKGAQVDVDILRAYPHGTLAAHTLGYTQPITEEEYTALVDRGYKIRDRIGRIGVEAAYESHLRGKWGGQMLEVNAMGEVQRHLGDRPSVAGKDLTLTLDLDLQKTAEQALADKPGGAIVAMDPRNGAILALASKPNFDPNFFSKLVTTQKEYDALFSNPKKPLLSRAMNAYDPGSTWKPVTAMAGMASGKFPPEVKLNTTACITYGGHCFPDHNGAGFGRIGYADALRFSSNTFFYQVGVGSGSLALKKAATQLGFGRKTGIEIGWEENVGLVGDEEWAKEGRGWAEPGSTPWIPEDMASASIGQSVVQITPLQLARAYSVFANGGWLVTPHLADQGLDWTAPSRRTKVPIKPSTLAKIRQGLRKVVEDGTGYGLNGEGIPPAAGKTGTAEDSTGGPDHAWFASYAPYPNGEIVVVAFAQNTPGGGSVHALPMAKKVIEVWNRNRKQN, from the coding sequence ATGACTCGCTCCGCTTCTCCTCAAAGGGACGCTCAGCGTCAAAGCGGATTGCGCCAGCAGCCTGTGGTTTTGTTCGGATTGGTGCTGTTGTTTTGTAGCGCCATGGTCGCTCGCTTGGTGTGGCTGCAGGTGTTGGAGGGCCCTCGCTACAGGCAGTTGGCGGATGAAAACCGCATTCGTCTCGTACCCAGATCGCCAACGCGTGGCCGTTTGCTGGATCGCAAAGGGCGGGTTTTGGCCTCCAGCAAGCTCACCTATTCGCTGTATGTGGAGCCGCGCTTGGTCGATGACGCAGCCTGGCCGCAGTTGCGCGATCGCCTTGCCACTCTTCTGGATTTCAACCCGTCAACCCTGGATCGTCGCCGCCAGTCGGGGCCGGATCGCAATGGCTACCGCATCAATTTGGCCAGTGAACTTAGCTCCGAGCAGGTGCTTCGTTTCCGAGAGCAGTCCCTCGGATTGAAGGGCGCCCAAGTGGACGTGGACATTCTGCGCGCCTATCCCCACGGAACACTGGCAGCCCATACTCTCGGCTACACCCAGCCGATCACTGAGGAGGAATACACCGCACTGGTGGATCGGGGTTACAAGATTCGTGATCGGATTGGTCGCATCGGGGTCGAGGCGGCCTACGAGTCCCACTTGCGTGGCAAGTGGGGCGGGCAAATGCTTGAAGTGAATGCCATGGGTGAGGTGCAAAGGCACCTAGGCGATCGTCCATCCGTGGCCGGTAAGGACCTCACGCTCACTCTCGATCTTGATCTTCAGAAGACAGCTGAGCAGGCTTTGGCTGATAAGCCTGGCGGCGCGATCGTGGCCATGGACCCTCGCAACGGAGCAATCTTGGCCCTTGCGAGCAAGCCCAATTTTGACCCCAATTTTTTCTCGAAACTTGTCACCACTCAAAAGGAGTACGACGCGCTGTTTTCCAATCCCAAAAAGCCGCTACTAAGCCGTGCCATGAATGCTTATGACCCTGGAAGTACATGGAAGCCCGTGACTGCAATGGCAGGAATGGCGTCGGGCAAATTTCCTCCGGAGGTCAAGTTGAACACCACCGCCTGTATCACCTATGGCGGTCACTGTTTCCCTGATCACAATGGCGCTGGCTTTGGACGGATTGGCTACGCCGATGCCCTGCGCTTCTCCAGCAACACGTTTTTTTATCAAGTTGGGGTGGGCTCGGGTTCTCTCGCTCTCAAGAAAGCGGCCACGCAACTTGGTTTCGGGCGGAAGACAGGGATAGAAATTGGTTGGGAGGAAAATGTAGGTCTCGTTGGAGATGAAGAGTGGGCGAAGGAAGGCCGCGGCTGGGCGGAGCCTGGATCCACTCCGTGGATCCCTGAGGACATGGCCTCGGCGTCGATTGGCCAGTCGGTGGTGCAGATTACCCCTCTGCAACTGGCACGGGCCTACAGCGTGTTTGCCAATGGTGGCTGGCTGGTGACACCCCATCTGGCAGATCAAGGCTTGGATTGGACCGCACCATCGCGGCGTACCAAGGTGCCGATCAAGCCATCCACCCTGGCCAAGATCCGTCAAGGTTTACGCAAGGTTGTCGAAGACGGCACGGGCTATGGCCTGAACGGGGAGGGCATTCCTCCTGCAGCGGGTAAGACCGGTACAGCAGAGGACAGCACAGGCGGTCCGGATCATGCCTGGTTTGCCAGCTATGCCCCTTATCCGAATGGGGAGATCGTTGTGGTGGCCTTCGCTCAGAACACGCCAGGGGGAGGCTCAGTGCATGCGCTGCCGATGGCTAAGAAAGTGATTGAGGTCTGGAACCGCAATCGCAAGCAGAACTGA
- a CDS encoding glycosyltransferase family 4 protein has translation MKIAFFTETFLPKVDGIVTRLTKTVKHLVDAGDEVVVFCPEGAPSHYMGAKVVGVPAMPLPLYPELKLALPRPAVSEAIDAFQPDLIHVVNPAVLGLGGIWLAKTKSIPLIASYHTHLPKYLEYYGMGMLEPLLWELLKAAHNQAVLNLCTSTAMVQELSDKGIQHTALWQRGVDTELFRPELRSPALRQRLLGGYDDRGALLLYVGRLSAEKQIERIRPVLEALPDTRLALVGDGPHRQQLEKHFEGTATTFVGYLAGEELAGAYASGDAFLFPSSTETLGLVLLEAMAAGCPVVGANRGGIPDIISDGVNGCLYEPDGEDAGAGSLIEATGKLLGNDLERQALRNAARSEAERWGWAGATEQLRGFYRQVLSSEISSAA, from the coding sequence TTGAAAATCGCCTTTTTTACAGAAACATTCCTCCCCAAAGTCGACGGCATCGTGACCCGGCTCACCAAAACGGTGAAGCATTTGGTGGATGCCGGAGACGAGGTGGTGGTGTTCTGCCCAGAGGGCGCACCGAGTCATTACATGGGAGCCAAGGTGGTGGGGGTTCCCGCCATGCCCTTGCCGCTCTACCCAGAGTTGAAGCTGGCCTTGCCGCGGCCTGCTGTCTCCGAGGCCATCGATGCCTTCCAACCAGACCTGATCCACGTGGTCAACCCAGCGGTTTTGGGCTTAGGGGGCATCTGGCTCGCCAAGACCAAATCCATCCCCCTCATCGCCAGCTACCACACACATCTGCCGAAGTATCTCGAGTACTACGGCATGGGCATGCTCGAACCCCTGCTGTGGGAGCTGCTGAAAGCGGCTCATAACCAAGCAGTCCTAAATCTCTGCACCTCCACCGCGATGGTGCAAGAGCTCAGCGATAAGGGCATCCAGCACACCGCCCTGTGGCAGCGGGGCGTGGATACGGAGTTGTTTCGGCCCGAGTTGCGTAGCCCCGCACTACGTCAACGCTTACTTGGTGGTTACGACGACCGCGGAGCGCTTCTGCTGTATGTCGGAAGGCTGTCAGCAGAAAAACAGATCGAACGGATCCGTCCGGTGCTCGAAGCACTACCCGATACGCGACTAGCACTGGTGGGCGATGGTCCCCACCGACAGCAACTGGAGAAGCATTTCGAGGGAACCGCTACCACCTTTGTGGGCTATCTGGCTGGCGAGGAACTAGCGGGGGCTTATGCCAGCGGTGATGCCTTCCTCTTCCCCTCAAGCACAGAAACCCTTGGCCTTGTGTTGCTCGAGGCGATGGCAGCTGGATGCCCCGTAGTGGGCGCCAATCGCGGCGGCATCCCGGACATCATCAGCGACGGCGTCAACGGTTGTCTCTACGAACCGGACGGTGAAGATGCAGGGGCGGGGAGCTTGATCGAAGCCACCGGCAAACTGCTCGGAAATGACCTCGAGCGTCAAGCTCTGCGCAATGCAGCCCGTTCGGAAGCAGAACGTTGGGGCTGGGCCGGGGCAACAGAGCAGTTACGCGGCTTTTACCGCCAGGTGCTGTCCTCAGAAATCTCCTCAGCGGCTTAA
- a CDS encoding NAD-dependent epimerase/dehydratase family protein, translated as MKVLVLGGDGFCGWPCAVNLADQDHDVLIVDNLSRRKIDIDLEVESLTPIVSIGERLKVWESIGGKPMRFIHMDIAHEYQRLLDLIIEEKPDSIVHFAEQRAAPYSMKSSATKRYTVDNNVNGTHNLLAAIVESGQDIHVVHLGTMGVYGYGSHRGATIPEGYLKVEVPQPDGSRFEEEILHPASPGSVYHMTKTLDQLLFLYYNKNDKVRITDLHQGIVWGTNTEATDRDPRLTNRFDYDGDYGTVLNRFLMQAAIGYPLTVHGTGGQTRAFIHIRDSVRCVQLALENRPEKGERVKIFNQMTESHQVGELAKKVAALTGAQVNNLPNPRNEAVENDLIVDNRCFIELGLKPTTLDDGLLKEVVEIATRYADRCDRNRILCTSAWTKTQAQAIGNAS; from the coding sequence GTGAAAGTTCTCGTTTTAGGTGGTGACGGCTTCTGCGGCTGGCCTTGTGCGGTGAATTTGGCCGACCAAGATCACGATGTTTTGATCGTGGACAACCTCAGCCGTCGCAAGATCGACATCGACCTTGAAGTGGAGTCGTTGACGCCGATCGTGAGCATCGGAGAACGTCTGAAGGTGTGGGAAAGCATTGGCGGAAAGCCCATGCGATTCATCCATATGGACATCGCCCACGAATACCAACGGCTTCTCGACCTGATCATTGAAGAGAAACCGGATTCGATCGTGCACTTCGCCGAACAGCGAGCTGCGCCCTACTCGATGAAGAGCAGCGCCACCAAGCGCTACACCGTTGACAACAACGTGAACGGCACCCACAACCTGCTGGCCGCGATCGTGGAATCGGGCCAGGACATCCACGTGGTCCACCTCGGCACGATGGGTGTGTATGGGTATGGCTCCCACCGTGGCGCCACCATTCCTGAGGGCTACCTGAAGGTGGAAGTGCCCCAGCCTGACGGCAGCCGTTTTGAAGAGGAAATTCTTCATCCGGCCAGTCCTGGCAGCGTTTATCACATGACCAAGACGCTCGATCAGTTGCTGTTCCTCTACTACAACAAGAACGACAAGGTCCGAATTACTGACCTTCACCAAGGCATTGTTTGGGGCACCAACACCGAGGCCACGGATCGTGATCCGCGCCTCACCAATCGCTTTGATTACGACGGTGACTACGGAACGGTGCTAAACCGCTTCCTGATGCAAGCAGCGATCGGATATCCACTCACCGTGCATGGCACCGGCGGTCAAACCCGCGCCTTCATTCACATCCGTGACTCGGTGCGTTGTGTGCAGCTCGCGCTCGAAAACCGCCCAGAGAAAGGCGAACGGGTCAAGATCTTCAATCAAATGACCGAGAGCCACCAGGTGGGTGAATTGGCCAAGAAGGTGGCTGCTTTAACAGGTGCTCAGGTCAACAATCTTCCGAACCCCCGCAACGAAGCCGTTGAAAACGATCTGATCGTGGACAACCGCTGTTTCATCGAGCTGGGCCTTAAACCCACCACCCTTGATGACGGCCTGTTGAAGGAGGTTGTGGAAATCGCCACGCGCTATGCGGATCGCTGCGACCGGAATCGCATCCTCTGCACATCGGCCTGGACCAAGACGCAGGCCCAAGCCATCGGCAACGCCTCCTAA
- the psb34 gene encoding photosystem II assembly protein Psb34 — protein MQVTEEDGGRLNAFAKEPRMEVISDGASLSNSSRLLIITGAVLVVSLIALSVAVS, from the coding sequence ATGCAGGTCACTGAAGAAGATGGCGGTCGCCTCAATGCCTTCGCCAAGGAACCTCGTATGGAAGTGATCAGCGACGGCGCCTCTCTCAGCAACAGCTCTCGGCTTCTGATCATCACCGGCGCAGTGCTTGTTGTCTCACTCATTGCTCTGTCCGTAGCCGTCAGCTGA
- a CDS encoding thiazole synthase — MNPTHSQDDALQIGGRTFSSRLITGTGKYPSLEAMQHSLQRSGCEMVTVAVRRVQAVAEGHAGLMEAIDWSQIWMLPNTAGCTNAEEAVRVARLGRELAKLAGQDNNNFVKLEVIPDSRHLLPDPFGTLEAAEILVKEGFTVLPYINADPLLAKRLEDVGCATVMPLGSPIGSGQGLRNAANIGLIIENATVPVVVDAGIGVPSDAAQAMEMGADAVLINSAIALSGQPPLMAEAMANAVHAGRQSLRAGRLPTRPEASPSSPTSGRINS; from the coding sequence ATGAATCCGACCCACTCTCAAGACGATGCACTCCAAATTGGAGGACGTACTTTCAGCAGCAGACTGATCACCGGGACGGGCAAATACCCGAGCTTGGAGGCCATGCAGCACAGTCTGCAGCGCTCAGGCTGCGAGATGGTCACAGTTGCCGTACGACGGGTTCAGGCCGTCGCTGAAGGGCATGCAGGGCTGATGGAAGCGATTGACTGGTCACAAATCTGGATGCTCCCCAATACGGCGGGATGCACCAACGCGGAAGAGGCCGTGCGGGTGGCCAGGCTCGGCAGGGAGCTCGCCAAGCTGGCGGGTCAGGACAACAACAATTTTGTAAAACTCGAGGTCATTCCAGACAGTCGCCATTTGCTGCCCGACCCCTTTGGAACATTGGAAGCAGCAGAAATACTGGTGAAGGAGGGCTTCACAGTTCTGCCCTACATCAATGCCGACCCACTGCTGGCCAAGCGCTTAGAAGATGTGGGCTGCGCCACCGTGATGCCGCTGGGATCCCCCATCGGATCAGGTCAGGGATTGCGCAATGCTGCCAACATTGGCCTGATCATCGAGAACGCCACGGTGCCGGTGGTGGTCGATGCGGGAATTGGCGTGCCCAGTGATGCGGCCCAAGCCATGGAGATGGGCGCGGATGCGGTGCTTATCAACAGCGCCATTGCTCTTTCTGGACAACCTCCTCTGATGGCAGAAGCCATGGCCAACGCCGTTCATGCAGGGCGCCAATCCTTGCGGGCTGGCCGATTGCCAACCCGCCCAGAAGCCTCTCCAAGCTCCCCTACCAGCGGACGGATCAACAGCTAA
- a CDS encoding tetratricopeptide repeat protein: MNSLLPQTYLLGLIGLLAIVAVVVGRQFLRVRRDEQSLLKMEQDKVASSKDAGALYELASVQLRKRLYPQAIVTLRQAVKKLNDEPDEARALIENALGYALAAEKDFTTAVRHYKSALRAKENYPVAINNLAFAQERLLENEKACALYRQALDIDPKNKTARKRLKRLERAASKVKNSSQASPKGPDGRGF; the protein is encoded by the coding sequence ATGAATTCCTTGCTGCCTCAGACCTATTTGTTGGGCCTGATCGGCCTCTTGGCGATCGTCGCTGTGGTTGTCGGTCGCCAATTTTTACGTGTTCGTCGCGACGAACAAAGTTTGCTCAAGATGGAGCAAGACAAAGTCGCGTCCTCTAAAGACGCAGGTGCTTTGTATGAGCTGGCATCGGTTCAATTGCGCAAGCGTTTGTACCCGCAGGCGATTGTGACCCTGCGCCAAGCGGTCAAAAAGCTCAACGACGAGCCCGATGAAGCACGGGCGCTCATTGAGAATGCCCTGGGCTACGCGTTAGCAGCGGAAAAAGATTTTACGACTGCCGTACGCCACTACAAATCAGCTCTTCGCGCTAAAGAGAATTACCCAGTAGCAATCAATAATCTTGCTTTTGCGCAAGAGCGCTTATTAGAAAACGAGAAAGCTTGTGCCCTTTATCGCCAAGCACTCGATATTGACCCTAAAAACAAAACTGCACGCAAGCGGTTAAAACGCTTGGAACGTGCAGCTTCAAAGGTCAAAAATTCGAGTCAAGCCTCACCAAAGGGCCCTGATGGGCGCGGATTCTGA
- the rplT gene encoding 50S ribosomal protein L20 yields MARVKRGNVARKRRNKILRLARGFRGSNGTLFRTANQRVMKALCNAYRDRRRRKRDFRRLWIARINAAARLNGVSYSRLIGGLKKADVRINRKMLAQMAVVDPASFANVVNATQG; encoded by the coding sequence ATGGCTCGCGTCAAGAGAGGCAATGTTGCCCGTAAACGCCGCAATAAAATTCTCCGCTTAGCCCGTGGTTTCCGCGGCAGCAACGGAACACTCTTCCGTACCGCAAACCAACGCGTCATGAAGGCGCTTTGTAATGCCTACCGCGACCGTCGTCGTCGCAAGCGTGATTTCCGCCGTCTTTGGATTGCACGGATCAACGCTGCTGCACGGTTGAATGGCGTGAGCTATAGCCGCTTGATCGGTGGTCTCAAGAAAGCTGATGTGCGGATCAACCGCAAAATGTTGGCCCAAATGGCTGTTGTCGATCCTGCGAGTTTCGCCAACGTTGTGAATGCCACTCAGGGTTAA
- the rpmI gene encoding 50S ribosomal protein L35, translated as MPKLKTRKAAAKRFKATGTGKFMRRRAFHNHLLDHKSPKQKRHLKTKAVVDRTDEERVTLMIPYA; from the coding sequence ATGCCCAAGCTCAAGACCCGCAAAGCAGCCGCCAAGCGGTTCAAAGCAACAGGCACTGGCAAGTTCATGCGTCGCCGCGCCTTTCATAATCACCTTCTCGATCACAAATCGCCAAAACAGAAGCGTCATTTGAAGACCAAGGCTGTGGTGGATCGCACCGATGAGGAACGCGTCACTCTGATGATTCCCTACGCCTGA
- a CDS encoding SpoIID/LytB domain-containing protein — MLNPVAADVSLTPPFGWLKCRVVVPLALVSAIACGCRAQEAPLESGPSVVVTHRSVPLPPKAHEAPLWVALDDHLGRGTTTQQSGPLLTLNSAGQESLRLRDASGAEVAEARSLRLSWRLAPLAEPVEIARQIAGPFASFESAERIADRWRHQGVVARVAHPGDWEVWAPMDAEPLEGVSVRRWMRTVKTEMKVVLEGPSGGRTLQGPLMLAAPNGLLWQGGVLRGPFRLQPDAYGSWTLLEQVPLERYLEGVVPHEIGAGSPRAALEAQAVLARTWALANSHRFAIDGYHLCSDTQCQVYSDPRQASAAVRQAIRATSGQVLTWNGEPIQAWYHASNGGVMAGGDEAWAMDSLPYVQARADGSAAWVNGMALPMKDASSVSGLLARSEGAYGTNHPRFRWSRTYSAGQVAQALRAAGLPSGVPDDLRVEKRGASGRVLALDIEMTGDGEAVLLQLDGIRRTLRRLPSTLFVIEKLGPDRWRFNGGGFGHGVGLSQAGAIDLAARGWSFERILSHYYPGTTLTAVQPSASSLTGQAP, encoded by the coding sequence ATGCTGAATCCAGTTGCAGCGGACGTGTCCTTGACTCCTCCCTTTGGCTGGCTGAAGTGCCGGGTCGTAGTGCCTTTGGCGTTGGTGAGTGCCATCGCTTGCGGCTGCCGCGCTCAAGAAGCGCCTCTCGAGTCGGGTCCTTCTGTCGTTGTGACCCATCGCTCGGTGCCTTTGCCGCCCAAGGCCCATGAAGCCCCTTTATGGGTGGCACTGGACGATCACCTCGGCCGCGGCACCACCACGCAACAGTCCGGGCCTTTGCTCACTTTGAACAGTGCTGGTCAGGAGTCCCTGCGTTTGAGGGATGCATCTGGAGCGGAGGTTGCAGAGGCAAGGTCGCTGCGTCTCAGCTGGCGACTTGCTCCTTTGGCGGAACCTGTGGAGATTGCACGCCAGATTGCTGGCCCCTTCGCCAGTTTTGAATCAGCGGAACGGATTGCCGATCGTTGGCGTCATCAAGGTGTGGTTGCCCGTGTCGCCCATCCCGGCGACTGGGAGGTGTGGGCACCCATGGATGCTGAGCCGCTTGAAGGGGTCTCGGTGCGGAGATGGATGCGCACGGTGAAAACGGAAATGAAAGTCGTCTTGGAGGGCCCATCGGGTGGACGCACGTTGCAGGGTCCGCTGATGCTGGCGGCTCCGAACGGTCTTCTTTGGCAGGGAGGCGTTCTGCGTGGCCCATTTCGTCTTCAGCCGGATGCCTACGGCAGTTGGACATTGCTCGAACAAGTTCCGCTGGAGCGTTATTTAGAGGGGGTGGTTCCCCACGAAATTGGCGCCGGATCTCCCAGGGCGGCACTCGAGGCTCAGGCGGTGTTGGCGCGCACCTGGGCCCTGGCGAATAGCCATCGGTTTGCAATCGATGGCTATCACCTCTGCAGTGATACGCAGTGCCAGGTGTACAGCGATCCCCGTCAAGCCAGTGCTGCTGTGCGTCAGGCGATTCGTGCCACGTCAGGACAAGTGTTGACTTGGAATGGCGAGCCGATTCAAGCCTGGTATCACGCCAGTAATGGTGGAGTGATGGCTGGAGGAGATGAGGCCTGGGCGATGGACTCACTTCCTTACGTTCAGGCCCGTGCCGACGGCTCAGCGGCATGGGTCAATGGAATGGCGTTGCCAATGAAGGACGCCTCCTCCGTGAGTGGCTTGCTGGCGCGCAGCGAGGGGGCCTATGGCACGAATCACCCCCGTTTTCGTTGGTCGCGAACCTATAGCGCTGGCCAAGTGGCCCAGGCTTTACGTGCAGCTGGTCTTCCTTCTGGTGTCCCCGATGATCTCAGAGTTGAGAAGAGAGGTGCGAGTGGAAGAGTGCTTGCTCTCGACATCGAGATGACGGGTGATGGAGAGGCGGTCCTGTTGCAGCTGGATGGCATCCGTCGCACCCTGCGTCGCCTTCCCAGCACATTGTTTGTGATTGAGAAACTTGGGCCCGATCGATGGCGTTTTAACGGTGGAGGATTTGGTCACGGAGTGGGCCTCTCGCAAGCTGGTGCCATCGATTTGGCGGCTCGGGGTTGGAGCTTTGAACGGATCCTTAGCCACTACTACCCGGGCACAACATTGACTGCGGTTCAGCCGTCGGCGAGCTCCCTAACTGGTCAGGCCCCTTAA
- a CDS encoding glycosyltransferase, with protein MTSNGDRVLAAGTGDRRRGKTALFVVACGCAGAAPHWLDPSRSLIPSLTLALVLGGYSLSTTLRGSDESASPANGTPAIDGDEPSSTDSSSVVEPAVVDSLASWPNVDVVVAARDEEAVVARLMERLGALRYPAGQLTTWIVDDGSEDKTPDLLDELKPQYPNLNVIRRQRNAGGGKSGALNAALAQSSGEWILVLDADGQISDDQLERLIPIAVMGDWSGVQMRKAVTNADTNLLTRVQAMEMAFDALIQQGRLLGGGVSELRGNGQLLRRDVLEACGGFNEDTVTDDLDLSFRFLLQGARTTLLWNPPVREEAVESISALWKQRQRWAEGGLQRFFDYWPGLLSNRLTVGQRRDLACFFLLQYALPVLSFADLVTSVITRTSPAYWPLSIVAFGVSGVAYWRACRRFSEGPALPQPDPFSLLLGIAYLSHWFFVIPWVTLRMAVLPKTLVWAKTSHRGTEETVKA; from the coding sequence ATGACTTCGAATGGTGACAGGGTGTTGGCCGCAGGGACAGGCGACCGCCGGCGCGGCAAGACAGCCCTGTTTGTGGTGGCTTGCGGTTGCGCTGGAGCCGCACCCCATTGGCTTGATCCCTCCAGGAGCCTCATCCCTTCGCTCACGCTTGCGCTCGTGCTGGGTGGGTATTCCCTCAGCACAACGCTTCGAGGCTCTGACGAGAGTGCTAGTCCCGCGAATGGCACGCCTGCAATTGATGGGGATGAGCCCTCAAGTACAGACTCCTCTTCGGTTGTAGAACCCGCCGTAGTCGACAGCCTTGCCTCTTGGCCCAACGTGGACGTGGTGGTGGCGGCCAGGGATGAAGAGGCTGTGGTGGCACGTTTGATGGAACGCCTGGGCGCACTTCGCTATCCAGCGGGCCAACTCACCACCTGGATTGTTGATGACGGCAGCGAAGACAAAACTCCAGATCTGTTGGATGAACTGAAGCCTCAGTACCCCAATTTGAACGTGATTCGCCGGCAGCGCAATGCAGGTGGAGGGAAGTCGGGTGCGTTAAATGCTGCGTTGGCTCAAAGCAGTGGGGAGTGGATTCTCGTGCTGGATGCCGATGGTCAGATCAGTGACGACCAACTGGAACGCTTGATTCCTATCGCCGTGATGGGTGATTGGTCTGGGGTGCAGATGCGCAAAGCGGTGACGAATGCTGATACCAACTTGCTGACGCGGGTCCAGGCCATGGAGATGGCATTTGATGCGCTGATTCAGCAGGGGCGCCTGTTGGGCGGAGGGGTGTCTGAACTTCGTGGCAACGGCCAGTTGCTGCGTCGTGATGTGTTGGAAGCCTGCGGTGGCTTCAATGAGGACACGGTCACGGACGACCTGGACCTTAGTTTTCGTTTTTTGCTCCAGGGTGCGCGCACAACGCTGCTTTGGAATCCACCGGTGCGAGAAGAAGCGGTGGAGTCCATTTCGGCGCTTTGGAAGCAGCGACAACGTTGGGCAGAAGGAGGGTTGCAGCGCTTCTTTGATTACTGGCCGGGGTTGCTATCTAATCGCCTAACGGTCGGTCAGAGACGTGACCTGGCTTGCTTTTTCTTGCTTCAGTACGCCCTCCCTGTTCTCTCCTTTGCCGACTTGGTCACCAGTGTGATCACGCGTACCTCACCGGCTTACTGGCCCTTGTCGATCGTGGCGTTTGGCGTGTCAGGCGTTGCGTATTGGAGAGCGTGCCGCCGCTTCAGCGAAGGCCCTGCCCTACCTCAACCCGATCCATTTTCATTGCTGTTGGGTATTGCCTACCTCAGCCATTGGTTCTTTGTCATTCCCTGGGTCACGTTGCGGATGGCAGTGCTTCCCAAGACATTGGTTTGGGCAAAAACCAGCCATCGCGGGACTGAAGAGACGGTCAAAGCCTGA